One Granulicella sp. 5B5 DNA window includes the following coding sequences:
- a CDS encoding NCS1 family nucleobase:cation symporter-1, with the protein MITPEPRVVMDSDILAGPLAPDERLYNDDLAPTMPAQRTWSMYNYFALWFSMCMEVTTYMLAASLIAGGMSWKQAIFTILLGNLIVLVPMLLNAHAGAKYGIPFPVFVRASFGPVGANIPAILRAIVACGWFGIQSWIGGQAIAAMIAVLWPHTAHMPVVTWLCFLSFWLLNMAVVWRGVESIRFLQSFAAPFMLIMSLALLVYMLHRAGGLGPVFSAPSQFHSTGSFLKFFVPSLTAMVGYWATLSLNIPDFTRYAKNQESQLVGQALGLPIGMVFYASLGIAVTSASAVVFGHAIWNPVELLGQFHNPVVAFLGLVALLVSTLNVNIAANVVSPSNDISNLAPHLISFRSAGLITGFLGLLMCPWYWMSTFGNYVSGWLVGYSGLLGPVAGIMVCDYFLIRNTRLDIYSLYRRGGIYEYTRGVNPAAVIALVCGVLLALTGKLMTAAHIGQGLLIWGHPLVPLLATLYDYAWFVGFFLSGAIYYLLMLRHHLSLETATHLHPYAGER; encoded by the coding sequence TTGATCACACCTGAGCCCAGGGTGGTGATGGACAGCGATATTCTCGCAGGCCCGCTCGCGCCCGACGAGCGGCTCTATAACGACGATCTCGCGCCCACGATGCCCGCGCAGCGCACGTGGTCCATGTACAACTACTTCGCGTTGTGGTTTTCGATGTGTATGGAGGTGACGACCTACATGCTCGCCGCGAGCCTCATCGCTGGCGGCATGAGCTGGAAGCAGGCCATCTTCACCATTTTGCTCGGCAACTTGATTGTGCTGGTGCCGATGCTGTTGAATGCGCATGCCGGCGCGAAGTATGGCATTCCGTTCCCGGTCTTCGTGCGTGCGTCGTTCGGGCCGGTCGGCGCAAACATTCCCGCCATCCTGCGTGCGATTGTTGCATGTGGCTGGTTCGGGATTCAAAGCTGGATCGGCGGCCAGGCCATCGCGGCGATGATTGCTGTGCTGTGGCCCCACACGGCGCATATGCCTGTCGTTACATGGCTCTGCTTCCTCAGCTTTTGGTTGTTGAACATGGCAGTTGTGTGGCGCGGGGTAGAGTCCATCCGCTTTCTGCAGAGCTTCGCCGCGCCGTTCATGCTTATCATGAGCCTCGCCCTGCTGGTCTACATGCTCCATCGTGCTGGAGGCCTCGGCCCTGTCTTCTCCGCACCCAGCCAGTTCCACTCCACTGGAAGTTTCCTCAAGTTCTTCGTGCCGTCGCTTACAGCGATGGTCGGCTACTGGGCCACGCTCTCGCTTAACATTCCGGACTTCACGCGCTATGCGAAGAACCAGGAGTCGCAACTTGTTGGCCAGGCCCTCGGCCTTCCAATCGGAATGGTCTTCTACGCGTCGCTCGGCATCGCCGTGACCTCGGCCTCGGCCGTTGTCTTCGGTCACGCCATCTGGAACCCCGTTGAACTGCTCGGCCAGTTTCATAACCCTGTCGTGGCCTTCCTTGGGCTTGTCGCACTGCTGGTATCCACGCTCAACGTGAACATCGCGGCCAACGTAGTCTCGCCGTCCAATGACATCTCGAACCTCGCACCGCATCTCATCAGTTTCCGCAGTGCAGGCCTCATCACCGGTTTTCTCGGCCTGCTGATGTGCCCGTGGTACTGGATGTCCACGTTCGGTAACTACGTCTCCGGCTGGCTCGTCGGCTACTCCGGTCTGCTCGGTCCTGTGGCGGGCATCATGGTCTGCGACTACTTTCTCATTCGCAACACGCGGCTCGACATCTACTCGCTGTACCGCCGAGGCGGCATCTATGAGTACACACGAGGCGTCAATCCTGCCGCCGTCATCGCCCTCGTCTGCGGTGTGCTCCTCGCGTTGACGGGGAAGCTGATGACGGCCGCGCATATCGGGCAGGGGCTCCTCATATGGGGACACCCGTTGGTGCCTCTGCTCGCCACGCTTTACGACTACGCATGGTTCGTTGGCTTCTTCCTTTCCGGGGCCATCTATTACCTGCTGATGCTCCGCCACCACCTCTCGCTTGAGACCGCAACACACCTGCACCCCTACGCAGGAGAAAGATAA